In the Sandaracinus amylolyticus genome, AGCGTTCGGGGTGGGGGGACCCGATCCGGCTTTGCCGGTCGGGGGGAGGGGTCTTCCAAGACCCCTCCGAAAGCTCAGCGACGCGGAGGCTCGTCGTCGCGCGGCTTCTCGGGCTTGGGCGTGAGCGCGCCCTCGAGCAGCGCGATCGCGTCGATCGACGCATCGTCGGAGTGCCACTCGAGCTCGCGGTCGTAGCGCACCAGCAGCTCGTCGATGCGGCGCAGCTTCTCCACCGCGCGCTCCTGACGCGCGATCAGCGAGCGCTCCCCGGGATGACGCTGGGAGAGCAGCGCGGAGGTGAGCGCGATCGTCTGCACCGGTGTGTTCGCGAGGTGACGGATCGCGAGCACGGTGCGCGCGAGGTGCTGCGCCGCGGCCGCCTCCGTCTGCGCGCGCAGGAGCTCCCGCTCGAGCGACTCGCGCCGCAGCCGGTGCGCGAGCACGGCCGCGGTGAGCACGCCGACGCCGATCGTGACCGAGGGCTCACCGAACGCGATCTGCTCGCGGACGTCGGGCGGGAGCAGCGCGAACGCGAGCACCGAGCTGCCCGCGTGGAGGATCGTCGCGAGCACGCCCGCCCAGAGCCGCGGCGCGAGCACCGCGACGATCACGCAGCACAGCTTGCTCCCCTGGAACGGGATCCAGTGCTCGGCGAACGCGGCGTAGTAGGGATCGCGTACGAAGAGCGCGAGCGCGATCGCGGCGCTGTTCACCACGAAGAGCCACGACGCGAGCCGTCCGCTCCAGTGCGGCGGGCGCAGCATCGCGAGCGCGAAGAGCACCAGGCCGACCGCGCCCGAGACGAGCGCCGGCCACGCGGGGATCCCGGGCAGCTCGCGACCGGTCATCAGCTCGAGCGCGATGCCGACGACGTTGAGCGCGGACGCGGTGCGCAGCGCCGCCCAGGCGCGCCGGCGTCGCAGCTCGTCACCGAGCACGCCGAGCGCTCCTGAGGCGCGGCGTCGCACACGCGCGATCACCGTCCAGCTCGATGCTCACCGCCACGGGCACGGAGACCTCGTCGTGGATGTCGGTCCGCAGCGCCGCCGGGCAAGCGATCGCGGCCCGGCGAGCAGGTGGTGCTACACCGCGCGCATGCTCACGGGAAGCTGCGCGTGTCGTGCGGTCCGCTACGAGATCGCGGGAGAGCTCGGTCCGATCGTCTTCTGTCACTGCGGCGACTGCCGCAAGGCGCAGGGCGGCGCGTTCGCGGTCACGGCGCCGGTGCGCACGTCGGAGCTGCGCTTCGTCTCGGGCGAGGACGCGCTCGAGGCGTATCCCTCGTCGCCCGGCAAGGAGCGCGTGTTCTGCAGGCGCTGCGGCTCGCCGATCATCAGCCGTCGCGCCGCACGGCCCGACGTGGCGCGACTTCGCCTCGGCACGCTCGACACCGCGATCGACGCGAGGCCCGTCGCGCACATCTTCGTCGCATCGAAGGCCCCGTGGTTCGAGATCACCGACGGGCTCCCGCAGTACGCGGAGTACGAGCCCACCCGCTGACTCAGCGCGGGACCATCTCCACCTCGAACATGCGGGGCCAGTACTTCCCGGTGATCACGAAGTGGCCGCGCTCCGGGATCCACGCGATCCCGTTCAGCACGTCGGCGTCCTCGCGCTCCTCGTCATCGAGCAGCCCGCGCGCGTCGACGATCGCGGTCACGTTCCCGGTGCGCGGATCGATCCGCACGATGCGATCGGTCTGCCAGACGTTCGCCCACACCACGCCGTCGACGCACTCGAGCTCGTTGAGCTGATCGAGCGGGCGACCGCGCTCGCGCACCCGCACGCGCCGCTCGATCTCGAACGTCTCGGGGTCGCGGAAGAAGAGCTCGTCGCTGCCGTCGCTCATCACGAGGTGCGTGCCGTCGTGGCAGAGGCCCCAGCCCTCGCCTTCGTACTCGAACGTGCGCACCGGCTCGAACGCGGGCAGCGACCACACGAACGCCTGGCCCTCCTGCCAGCTCAGCTGGTAGAGGCGATCGCCCACGCGCGCGAGGCCCTCGGCGAAGATGCGCGGCTCGAGGTCGCGCCGCTCGAGCACCTCGCCGCTCTCCAACGCGACGCGTCGCAGCGACGAGCGACGATATTGCCCGGTGCTCTCGTAGAGGTGCCCCTCGTGCCACAAGAGGCCCTGGGTGAACGCGTCCGACGCGTGCGGGAACGAGCGGATCACGTTCACGCGCAGGCGCTCGGGCTCCGGCGGCTCGGCGCTGCGATCGTCGTCGCGCCCGGTGATCACGAGCTCTTCGCCCGGCGCCTCGTGCTGCCGTCGCGCGCGCGCCACCAGCACGATCGCGACGACCGCCGCGATCGCCCCCAGCAGCCACACCAGGCTCGGCGCCTGACGCGCCGGTGCCGCGGGCTTGGTCTCGGTCGGCTGGCTCGTCCCGGCCTCGGCGCGCTCGCTCGTCTCGCTCGCCGGCGCGGGCGTGCGATCTCGCTTCGAGGGCTTCTTCGTCGCGGCGGGGCGGCGGGGCTCGTCGGCCATGCGGCGCGTACTACCACGGGACCCCGCCGAACGTGGCGCGCTCCGGCGCGACCGGCGTACGATGCACGCGTGGAGACGCGGAACGGCAGGCCTCGCACGCCGCGCGGGCACGACGTGCCGGCGACGCGCGCGAGCATGGAGACGCTCGAGGGCGACGTGCCGTCGATCGTCGCGGCGCTGCGCGATGCGCTCGACTCGCGCCTCGTGCCCGCGGGCGACATCGGCGCGGGCGGCATGGCGAGCGTCGAGGTCGTGCTCGACAAGGCGCTCGAGCGCCGCACCGTGCTCAAGCGCATCCACGATCACCTCGCGAGAGATCCCGCGACGCTGCGGATGTTCGTGCGCGAGGCGCAGATCACCGGGCAGCTCGAGCACCCCAACATCGTCCCGGTGCACGAGCTCGGCGTGGAGGGCGAGCGCTCGCTGTTCTTCACGATGAAGCTCGTCGAGGGCCGCACGCTCGCGGAGATCGTGCGCGCGCTGCCAGAGGGACCGATCGCGCACGACACGCTGCTCGATCTGCTCGACGTGGTGATCAAGTGCTGCGACGCGCTCGCGTTCGCGCACAGCCGCGGGGTCATCCACTGCGACGTGAAGCCGGCGAACGTGATGGTCGGCGACTTCGGCCAGGTCTACCTGATGGACTGGGGCATCGCGCGGCGGCTCGGCCCGATCGCGACCCCGGTCGTGCCGGGCGAGGGCGACGAGCGCAGCTCGAGCGCGCGTCTGATCGGCACCGCGACGCACATGGCGCCCGAGCAGGCGCGCGGGATGAACGACGCGCTCGACGAGCGCACCGACGTGTTCGCGGTGGGCGCGCTGCTCTATCACGTGCTCGCGCGTCGCGCGCCGTACGCGGCCGAGACGTTCTGGGCGATCGTCGTGCGCGCGCAGACCGGGCAGTGCGATCCCCTCGAGCAGATCGCGCCGCACACCCCGCGCGTGCTCGCGCGCATCGTGACCCGAGCGATGTCGGTCGAGCCCGGTGATCGCTAT is a window encoding:
- a CDS encoding GFA family protein; this encodes MLTGSCACRAVRYEIAGELGPIVFCHCGDCRKAQGGAFAVTAPVRTSELRFVSGEDALEAYPSSPGKERVFCRRCGSPIISRRAARPDVARLRLGTLDTAIDARPVAHIFVASKAPWFEITDGLPQYAEYEPTR
- a CDS encoding glutaminyl-peptide cyclotransferase, whose amino-acid sequence is MADEPRRPAATKKPSKRDRTPAPASETSERAEAGTSQPTETKPAAPARQAPSLVWLLGAIAAVVAIVLVARARRQHEAPGEELVITGRDDDRSAEPPEPERLRVNVIRSFPHASDAFTQGLLWHEGHLYESTGQYRRSSLRRVALESGEVLERRDLEPRIFAEGLARVGDRLYQLSWQEGQAFVWSLPAFEPVRTFEYEGEGWGLCHDGTHLVMSDGSDELFFRDPETFEIERRVRVRERGRPLDQLNELECVDGVVWANVWQTDRIVRIDPRTGNVTAIVDARGLLDDEEREDADVLNGIAWIPERGHFVITGKYWPRMFEVEMVPR
- a CDS encoding protein kinase domain-containing protein — encoded protein: METRNGRPRTPRGHDVPATRASMETLEGDVPSIVAALRDALDSRLVPAGDIGAGGMASVEVVLDKALERRTVLKRIHDHLARDPATLRMFVREAQITGQLEHPNIVPVHELGVEGERSLFFTMKLVEGRTLAEIVRALPEGPIAHDTLLDLLDVVIKCCDALAFAHSRGVIHCDVKPANVMVGDFGQVYLMDWGIARRLGPIATPVVPGEGDERSSSARLIGTATHMAPEQARGMNDALDERTDVFAVGALLYHVLARRAPYAAETFWAIVVRAQTGQCDPLEQIAPHTPRVLARIVTRAMSVEPGDRYPSVAALRHDLVQFVRGGGLFPVITVAPGEHVVREGEAGETAYIIESGRLEVFQGGSAHRRVLRVMGPGEVFGEMAILAPGPRTASVVALESSTLRVVTAETLEREVESLKPWMGAFVRTLAARFRERESKR